Proteins encoded in a region of the Leptolyngbya subtilissima AS-A7 genome:
- a CDS encoding ABC transporter ATP-binding protein codes for MVKSSQYSQPSEQRQAELGTDFLVIQDLVKAYPSAGGDPTVVLDNINLTVGANEFIAIIGHSGCGKSTLLKIVSGLEQATSGGVFLEGKPIKKPGADRMMVFQNYSLLPWLTVRENVRLAVNEVCDHLSPRDRTDLVEEHLAMVNLTDAALKYPDELSGGMKQRVGIARALAIRPKMLLMDEPFGALDALTRGHLQRQVLDIWERNPQAVMMITHDVDEAIYMADRIVMMTNGPNAHIGEILEVPFKHPRDRTALRESKEYFELRNHALGFLDSYFEQMS; via the coding sequence ATGGTCAAGTCAAGTCAATACTCACAGCCCTCTGAGCAACGGCAGGCTGAGCTTGGAACCGATTTTTTGGTCATTCAAGACCTGGTAAAGGCTTACCCTAGCGCTGGTGGCGACCCCACAGTCGTGCTCGACAACATCAACCTCACCGTCGGCGCCAACGAATTTATCGCTATTATTGGCCACTCGGGCTGTGGCAAATCGACGCTGCTCAAGATTGTCAGCGGCCTAGAGCAAGCCACCTCAGGCGGGGTGTTTTTGGAAGGGAAACCAATCAAAAAGCCAGGGGCCGATCGCATGATGGTGTTTCAAAACTATTCGCTGCTACCCTGGCTGACAGTGCGCGAGAATGTGCGGCTGGCGGTGAATGAAGTGTGCGACCATCTTTCTCCCCGCGATCGCACTGATCTGGTCGAAGAACACCTGGCGATGGTCAACCTCACCGACGCAGCCTTGAAATACCCTGACGAGCTGTCGGGCGGTATGAAGCAGCGGGTCGGCATTGCCCGCGCCCTGGCGATTCGGCCTAAGATGCTGCTGATGGATGAACCCTTTGGTGCTCTCGATGCTCTTACCCGTGGCCACCTTCAGCGCCAGGTGTTGGATATCTGGGAGCGCAACCCTCAGGCGGTGATGATGATTACCCACGATGTGGATGAGGCTATCTATATGGCCGATCGCATTGTGATGATGACCAATGGCCCCAATGCCCACATTGGCGAAATTTTGGAGGTGCCGTTTAAGCACCCGCGCGATCGCACTGCCCTGCGCGAATCCAAAGAGTACTTTGAACTCCGCAACCATGCCCTAGGGTTTCTCGACAGCTACTTTGAGCAAATGAGCTAG
- a CDS encoding ABC transporter substrate-binding protein, translating to MTMINRRSLLQGAAGFTAGLAASACSQALRSSSPSPSGGAAQAANVEQVVDPASLERSHIKVGYVPVNDCAPFAIAQAKGFFHKYGLTVALNREASWGTSRDAVIFGRLDASPVVSGAVTNARVGAEGAPQAPMCAALTIHRHGNAMTMNRAMWDYGLRPWREYNGDLEAFGRDFRGYFDSIPTSQKVWAAVLSSAIYEYFIRYISAAAGVDPVETFRIIISPPPQMVSNIRIGAMQAYMVAEPWNTRAITGNEDVGFTFAHGKEVWQGHPDRVLAVMEDFINENPKTYRSLVKAMIEACRYCDDPANRTEVAEIISARSFTGAKPKFTEPALVGNYNYGGFDGKDRTFQMPDSTVFFKMPENLPHPAGDHSTFMWQSQSIWLMTQATRWGQIEEFPADAEAKAKQAWRTDLYRDIAGEMGIECPADDYKVEPGELFIDGLAYDPSDPVGYLNGFEIRANRPQRIYMG from the coding sequence ATGACGATGATCAACCGGCGATCGCTCTTGCAAGGGGCGGCTGGGTTTACGGCGGGGCTAGCGGCTTCGGCCTGTAGTCAGGCGCTGCGATCGAGCAGTCCATCACCTAGCGGCGGGGCGGCTCAGGCCGCCAACGTTGAGCAGGTGGTTGACCCGGCCAGTTTAGAGCGGTCCCACATTAAGGTGGGCTATGTGCCCGTTAATGACTGCGCTCCGTTTGCGATCGCCCAGGCCAAGGGCTTTTTTCACAAATACGGGCTGACGGTTGCCCTCAACCGCGAGGCCAGCTGGGGCACCTCCCGCGATGCCGTCATCTTTGGGCGGCTTGACGCATCCCCGGTAGTCTCTGGGGCCGTCACCAATGCTCGCGTTGGAGCCGAGGGTGCTCCCCAGGCTCCCATGTGTGCGGCCCTGACCATTCACCGACACGGCAACGCCATGACCATGAACCGCGCCATGTGGGATTATGGCCTGCGCCCCTGGCGGGAATATAATGGCGATCTGGAGGCCTTTGGTCGCGATTTTCGGGGCTATTTTGACAGCATACCCACATCTCAAAAGGTCTGGGCCGCGGTGCTTAGTTCAGCTATCTACGAATACTTCATTCGCTACATCTCAGCAGCGGCAGGGGTTGACCCGGTAGAAACGTTCCGCATCATTATCAGTCCGCCGCCGCAGATGGTCTCCAATATTCGCATTGGGGCCATGCAGGCTTACATGGTAGCCGAGCCGTGGAATACTCGCGCCATCACCGGCAACGAGGATGTCGGCTTTACCTTTGCCCACGGCAAAGAGGTGTGGCAGGGGCACCCCGACCGGGTGCTGGCGGTGATGGAAGATTTCATCAACGAAAATCCTAAAACCTACCGCTCCCTCGTCAAGGCGATGATCGAGGCCTGCCGCTACTGCGACGACCCGGCCAATCGCACCGAAGTCGCAGAGATTATCTCGGCTCGATCATTTACTGGGGCAAAGCCTAAATTTACGGAACCTGCCTTGGTGGGTAACTACAACTACGGCGGTTTTGATGGCAAAGATCGCACTTTTCAAATGCCAGATAGCACCGTCTTCTTTAAAATGCCCGAGAACCTGCCTCATCCAGCTGGCGACCATTCCACCTTTATGTGGCAGTCCCAGTCAATCTGGCTGATGACCCAGGCCACCCGCTGGGGGCAAATCGAGGAGTTTCCAGCCGATGCGGAAGCCAAAGCTAAGCAGGCCTGGCGCACCGATTTATATCGAGATATCGCCGGGGAAATGGGCATTGAGTGCCCAGCAGATGACTACAAGGTAGAACCTGGGGAGCTATTCATCGACGGTCTTGCTTATGACCCCAGCGACCCAGTGGGCTATTTAAACGGGTTTGAGATTCGCGCTAACCGTCCCCAGCGGATCTATATGGGGTGA
- the ntrB gene encoding nitrate ABC transporter permease: MQPKLRTRAAARSGQTKSVKPPFRFPLERIVLPAIAFLVVLLVWWVVATFFTTLMPTPGQAFMANLDYIFNPFFRRGPGNLGIGWLLLASLRRVLLGFLLGTLVAIPVGFWIGLSPRAMMAINPIVQLFRPVSPVAWLPIALSIFNLANPSAIFVIFITSLWPTVINTALGVASVPKDYLDVAQVLEMPRWRQMTKIIWPASLPYIFTGLRLSLGIAWLVIVAVEMLTGGIGIGFFIWDEWNRLSLSSVFLAVVVIGLTGLVLDYGITLLERWATHRPAKAM; the protein is encoded by the coding sequence ATGCAGCCCAAGTTGCGCACCCGTGCGGCTGCCCGTTCGGGGCAGACCAAGTCTGTCAAGCCGCCATTTCGCTTTCCGTTGGAAAGGATTGTCTTACCGGCGATCGCGTTTCTCGTCGTGCTGCTGGTTTGGTGGGTGGTCGCCACATTTTTCACCACGCTGATGCCTACTCCTGGGCAAGCGTTTATGGCCAACCTCGACTACATCTTTAATCCCTTTTTCCGGCGCGGGCCGGGCAATTTGGGCATTGGTTGGCTGCTGCTGGCCAGTTTGCGGCGGGTGCTGCTGGGGTTTTTGTTAGGCACGCTAGTGGCCATTCCAGTCGGCTTTTGGATTGGTCTATCGCCCCGCGCCATGATGGCCATCAACCCCATCGTGCAGCTGTTTCGCCCGGTGTCTCCGGTGGCCTGGTTGCCCATTGCCCTATCAATCTTTAACCTGGCCAATCCATCGGCTATTTTCGTAATTTTTATCACTTCCCTGTGGCCAACGGTGATCAACACCGCCCTGGGTGTGGCCAGCGTTCCTAAAGATTATTTAGACGTGGCGCAGGTGCTAGAAATGCCCCGCTGGCGGCAGATGACTAAGATTATTTGGCCAGCCAGCCTACCTTATATTTTCACGGGTTTGCGGCTGAGCTTGGGGATCGCCTGGCTGGTAATTGTGGCAGTTGAAATGCTCACTGGCGGCATTGGTATTGGCTTCTTTATTTGGGATGAATGGAACCGGCTCAGCCTTAGCTCGGTATTTTTGGCGGTGGTTGTTATTGGTCTCACCGGCCTAGTGTTGGACTACGGCATCACTCTGCTCGAGCGCTGGGCAACCCACCGTCCTGCCAAAGCTATGTAG
- the queC gene encoding 7-cyano-7-deazaguanine synthase QueC has product MAQSSVTSKAIVLLSGGLDSATAAAQAIADGYDLVALSFNYGQRHQRELEAAKAVAKHFAIADHHFIDVDLAQWGASSLTDLAQPLLQEGLDAGIPSTYVPGRNTVFIALALALAEAKGAEAIYLGINAVDYSGYPDCRPEYLAAFQQLAQLSSKAGLEGHAPKLVAPLVVDSKADIVRRAVALGVPIEQTWSCYQGGAEPCGRCDSCRIRDRALVEAGYPQLATSTG; this is encoded by the coding sequence ATGGCTCAGTCAAGCGTTACTTCTAAAGCCATTGTGCTGCTCTCGGGTGGTCTCGATTCGGCTACGGCCGCTGCCCAGGCGATCGCCGATGGCTATGACCTGGTGGCGCTGTCGTTTAACTACGGCCAGCGGCACCAGCGCGAGCTAGAGGCGGCGAAGGCTGTGGCGAAGCATTTTGCGATCGCAGACCACCACTTCATTGATGTCGACCTGGCCCAGTGGGGCGCGTCTTCTCTCACTGACCTAGCCCAGCCGCTGCTCCAGGAAGGCCTTGACGCGGGCATTCCCTCCACCTACGTACCGGGGCGCAACACGGTGTTTATTGCCCTGGCTTTGGCCTTGGCCGAAGCCAAGGGGGCCGAGGCGATCTACCTGGGCATCAACGCGGTGGATTATTCTGGCTACCCCGACTGTCGGCCTGAATATCTGGCCGCCTTTCAGCAGTTAGCTCAGCTCTCCTCAAAGGCGGGGCTAGAAGGTCATGCCCCCAAACTGGTTGCGCCTTTGGTGGTGGATTCTAAAGCAGATATTGTGCGTCGAGCGGTGGCTCTGGGAGTGCCGATCGAGCAAACCTGGTCGTGCTACCAGGGTGGTGCGGAGCCCTGTGGGCGGTGTGACTCTTGCCGTATTCGCGATCGCGCCTTAGTAGAAGCAGGCTATCCCCAGCTCGCCACCTCTACTGGCTAA
- a CDS encoding phosphatidate cytidylyltransferase, which produces MLWPRIISGIVAIAVALVMILLGGWYFTLGFGVLIFLGQLEIFALVKAKGILPAAKTTLVVSQLLLITAHLSPPLADALLPLSGTFICFYLLFQPQVATIADVAASILGLFYGGYLPSFWVRLRDLGDTATTLPLGGFWPATWPPALDSLPYGLVITLLAFACIWASDIGAYTAGRIIGRTPLSNISPKKTVEGAVFGMLGSMVVALIGSHWLQWPLWPATGAALGLMVGTSSLLGDLTESLMKRDAGVKDSGALIPGHGGILDRTDSYVFTGALVYFFVTLLLPLLSAS; this is translated from the coding sequence ATGCTCTGGCCTCGAATCATTAGCGGAATAGTGGCGATCGCGGTCGCCTTGGTCATGATTTTGCTGGGGGGCTGGTACTTCACCCTAGGCTTTGGGGTGCTGATTTTCTTGGGGCAGCTTGAAATTTTTGCCCTGGTAAAAGCCAAAGGCATCTTGCCGGCGGCCAAAACTACCCTAGTGGTAAGCCAGCTGCTGCTGATTACTGCCCACCTGTCGCCGCCCTTAGCCGACGCTCTGCTGCCGCTGAGCGGTACGTTTATCTGCTTTTATCTGCTGTTCCAACCCCAGGTGGCCACCATTGCCGATGTGGCAGCGTCTATTCTAGGCCTGTTCTACGGCGGCTATCTACCCAGCTTTTGGGTGCGCCTGCGCGACTTGGGCGACACCGCCACCACCCTGCCCCTGGGCGGCTTCTGGCCCGCAACCTGGCCCCCTGCCCTCGATAGCTTACCCTACGGTCTTGTCATCACTCTGCTAGCTTTTGCCTGCATTTGGGCTTCAGATATTGGGGCCTACACCGCTGGAAGAATTATTGGCCGCACCCCGCTGTCTAACATCAGCCCCAAGAAGACGGTTGAAGGGGCGGTCTTCGGCATGCTGGGCAGCATGGTAGTGGCATTGATTGGCAGTCACTGGTTGCAATGGCCTCTCTGGCCTGCCACTGGAGCTGCCCTCGGCCTAATGGTGGGCACATCCAGCCTGCTGGGTGACCTCACCGAATCGCTGATGAAAAGAGATGCCGGGGTCAAAGACTCTGGTGCTCTCATCCCCGGCCACGGCGGCATTTTAGACCGCACCGATAGCTATGTGTTTACAGGCGCACTGGTGTACTTTTTCGTCACCCTACTGCTGCCCCTGCTGTCAGCGAGTTAG
- the arsJ gene encoding organoarsenical effux MFS transporter ArsJ codes for MSSTFKPESLRNYAIITAAYWGFTITDGALRMLVLLHFRVLGYSPFAIAMLFLFYEVFGVVTNFFGGWIGSQVGIRQTLYGGIALQIFALVMLSCLNPDWGVPVQVGYVMAAQAFSGIAKDLTKMSSKSAIRLVVPKEAASRLFKWVAVLTGSKNALKGVGFFVGAALLEGVGFRPALLSQAAVLGVILLSGSLLPAGMGKIGKKVPFKQLFSKSKAINVLSAARFFLFGSRDVWFVVALPVFLYEALGWRFMQVGSYMALWVIGYGMVQFLAPQLLRKDSTGKVVPKAKTILFWTSILTPIPALIALTLMAGVRGDIAVTGGLVVFGVVFAFNSAVHSYLVLAYTEDRDVSLNVGFYYMANSGGRLLGTITSGLFYQWFGLVGCLWVSSLFVLAAALITAQLPEPNPADSTMVVG; via the coding sequence ATGTCCTCCACCTTCAAACCCGAGAGCCTGCGCAACTACGCGATCATCACCGCCGCCTACTGGGGCTTTACCATCACCGACGGTGCCCTGCGGATGCTGGTGCTGCTGCACTTCCGCGTGCTGGGGTATAGCCCCTTTGCGATCGCCATGCTGTTTCTCTTCTACGAAGTGTTTGGCGTGGTGACGAATTTCTTCGGTGGCTGGATTGGTTCCCAAGTGGGCATTCGGCAAACCCTCTACGGCGGCATTGCCCTGCAAATTTTTGCCCTGGTAATGCTGAGCTGCTTGAACCCCGACTGGGGGGTGCCGGTGCAGGTGGGCTATGTAATGGCGGCTCAGGCCTTCTCGGGCATCGCCAAAGACCTCACCAAAATGAGTTCTAAGAGCGCCATTCGTTTGGTGGTGCCCAAGGAAGCAGCATCGCGCCTGTTTAAGTGGGTGGCGGTGCTCACCGGGTCAAAGAACGCGCTAAAAGGGGTGGGATTTTTCGTCGGGGCCGCCCTGCTAGAGGGGGTGGGCTTTCGCCCAGCGCTACTGAGCCAGGCGGCCGTGCTGGGGGTGATTTTGCTATCGGGCTCGCTCCTGCCTGCGGGTATGGGCAAAATCGGCAAAAAAGTGCCCTTCAAGCAGCTGTTTTCTAAGAGCAAAGCGATCAATGTGCTGTCGGCGGCGCGGTTCTTTTTGTTTGGCTCGCGGGATGTGTGGTTTGTAGTGGCGCTGCCGGTGTTTTTGTATGAGGCGCTGGGCTGGCGGTTTATGCAGGTGGGCAGCTACATGGCTCTTTGGGTAATTGGCTACGGCATGGTGCAGTTTTTGGCACCGCAACTTTTGCGCAAAGACAGCACCGGCAAGGTGGTGCCCAAGGCCAAGACCATTCTGTTTTGGACATCCATTTTGACGCCCATTCCAGCCCTGATTGCGCTGACGCTGATGGCTGGGGTGCGGGGCGACATTGCCGTGACCGGCGGACTTGTGGTTTTTGGCGTTGTGTTTGCCTTTAACTCGGCGGTGCACTCGTACCTGGTGCTGGCCTACACCGAAGATCGCGATGTCAGCCTCAATGTGGGCTTCTATTACATGGCAAACTCGGGCGGGCGACTGCTGGGGACGATTACCTCAGGGCTGTTTTACCAGTGGTTTGGGCTAGTGGGGTGCCTGTGGGTGTCGAGCTTGTTTGTGCTGGCGGCGGCACTGATTACGGCGCAGCTGCCCGAGCCAAACCCTGCTGATTCGACCATGGTGGTAGGCTAG
- a CDS encoding ArsJ-associated glyceraldehyde-3-phosphate dehydrogenase, with the protein MVRVAVNGFGRIGRLVLRAGWALPELEFVHINEVKGGPESAAHLLKFDSVHGRWAAEVEAVSSEKIAIAGIPLSFSSGASPNEVPWADYGVDLVLECSGKFRTVESLAPYYDHGVKKVIVAAPVKAGALNVVYGINDHLYDPAEHHLLTAASCTTNCLAPIVKVIHEGLGIRHGVITTIHNHTNTQTIVDAPHQDLRRARATGMSLVPTTTGSATAIALIYPELKGKLNGLAVRVPLLNASLTDCVFEVDRPTTVEEVNSLLKAAADGSLKGILGYETRPLVSVDYKDDPRSSIVDALSTMVVDDTQVKILAWYDNEWGYSCRMAELARKVAQSL; encoded by the coding sequence ATGGTCAGGGTTGCTGTAAACGGATTTGGCCGCATTGGGCGGCTGGTGTTGCGAGCGGGCTGGGCCCTACCTGAGCTGGAATTCGTTCACATCAACGAAGTCAAAGGCGGCCCTGAGTCTGCGGCGCATCTACTCAAATTTGATTCGGTCCACGGTCGTTGGGCAGCGGAAGTCGAAGCCGTTAGCTCTGAAAAAATTGCGATCGCCGGCATTCCCCTCAGCTTCAGCAGCGGTGCTTCTCCCAATGAGGTGCCCTGGGCCGACTATGGCGTAGACCTGGTGCTGGAGTGCTCCGGCAAGTTTCGCACTGTAGAATCCTTGGCCCCTTACTACGACCACGGCGTTAAGAAAGTAATTGTTGCCGCCCCGGTCAAAGCAGGCGCGCTCAACGTGGTCTACGGCATCAACGATCACCTCTACGACCCAGCAGAACATCACCTACTGACGGCCGCCTCCTGCACCACCAACTGCCTGGCCCCCATAGTCAAAGTGATCCACGAAGGGCTGGGCATTCGCCACGGGGTGATCACCACCATTCACAACCACACCAACACGCAGACCATTGTGGATGCTCCCCATCAAGACCTGCGCCGTGCCCGCGCCACAGGCATGTCGCTAGTTCCAACAACGACGGGATCGGCGACAGCGATCGCCCTGATCTACCCCGAACTCAAAGGCAAGCTCAACGGCCTAGCGGTGCGGGTACCCCTGCTCAATGCCTCCCTTACCGACTGCGTGTTTGAAGTCGATCGCCCCACCACCGTCGAAGAAGTCAATTCTCTCCTCAAAGCCGCCGCCGATGGCTCGCTCAAAGGAATTTTAGGCTACGAAACCCGCCCCTTAGTATCGGTGGATTACAAAGACGATCCCCGCTCCTCGATCGTCGATGCCCTCTCCACTATGGTCGTGGACGACACCCAGGTAAAAATTCTCGCCTGGTACGACAACGAGTGGGGCTACTCCTGCCGCATGGCGGAACTGGCTCGCAAGGTAGCGCAGAGCCTATAG
- a CDS encoding Uma2 family endonuclease: protein MVQTTAQPLSFEDFIDQYPCDGGRYELIEGEVVEVRPTGAHGDIGGFIALKLGVLIDQLELPLTILRTCVVKPLRPNAGYIPDVAVLDRTQLQHEPLWEKSFTVCNGATVKLVVEVVSTNWRDDYGLKLADYEAMGIAEYWIVDFRALGAARVIGQPKQPTITLCTLGTDGYQLERFTGNDLLVSPTFAALRLTAQDIFRAGAE from the coding sequence ATGGTGCAGACCACAGCGCAACCCCTCAGTTTTGAAGACTTTATCGATCAATACCCCTGCGATGGCGGGCGCTACGAGCTGATTGAAGGCGAGGTGGTTGAGGTGCGTCCCACGGGTGCCCATGGAGACATTGGTGGGTTTATTGCCCTCAAGCTTGGTGTTCTAATTGACCAGTTAGAGTTGCCGTTAACAATTCTTCGCACCTGCGTAGTGAAACCCCTGCGGCCCAATGCGGGCTACATTCCCGATGTGGCCGTGCTCGATCGCACTCAACTCCAGCACGAGCCCCTGTGGGAAAAATCGTTTACGGTCTGCAACGGCGCGACGGTCAAGCTGGTAGTAGAGGTGGTCAGCACCAACTGGCGGGACGACTACGGTCTCAAGCTGGCTGACTACGAGGCTATGGGCATCGCAGAATACTGGATCGTGGACTTCCGCGCCCTGGGGGCCGCACGGGTGATTGGCCAGCCGAAGCAGCCCACAATCACACTCTGTACCCTAGGGACCGATGGCTATCAGCTAGAACGATTTACTGGAAATGATCTACTGGTTTCACCGACCTTTGCAGCGTTGAGGTTGACAGCGCAGGACATCTTTAGAGCTGGCGCAGAATAG